A section of the Streptomyces sp. NBC_01363 genome encodes:
- a CDS encoding AlpA family transcriptional regulator: MAPKRAPETDPRTTLRAGLPDRYLTPEDLIEMFSLPSIETLYTWRKTGVGPPAIRIGKYLRYDPTAVRAWVENNTETAAA; the protein is encoded by the coding sequence GTGGCCCCGAAACGTGCCCCCGAGACCGACCCGCGAACCACCCTGCGCGCCGGCCTCCCCGACCGCTACCTCACCCCCGAAGACCTCATCGAAATGTTCAGCCTGCCGAGCATCGAGACGCTCTACACCTGGCGCAAGACGGGCGTCGGCCCGCCCGCCATCCGCATCGGCAAGTACCTGCGCTACGACCCCACCGCCGTCCGCGCCTGGGTCGAGAACAACACAGAAACCGCCGCCGCCTGA